The DNA sequence CAGCAGGGTTTGTCCTTCGGCAGTAATGCTGCGTTGCAGAGCAGCTTCGCTCTGAGCGCGGTCCTGGTTATCACGAGGCAGAAAGACCATGCCAGCCCCGTAGTCGCCAGGGGCGGGCAGGTCGATGCCCAGATCGGCGCACTCGGCGCGCAGGAAGGCGTCGGGAATTTGCAACAGGATGCCTGCGCCGTCGCCCGCCAGAGGGTCAGCGCCGACTGCGCCGCGATGGCTGAGATTGGCAAGGATTTCCAGACCCTGGGAGATGGGTTGGTGGCTCTTGCGGTTTTTGATATCGACGACGAAGCCGATGCCGCAGGAGTCGTGTTCATTGCGTGGGTCGTAGAGACCCGCAGCGGGTGGCAGGTGGGTGACGCTCATGCAAATTCCCCAGCGATTGAGGGTTATAAAGAGTTTGGAGAATAAATTACTTGCATACTACCGATCTGAGCGCCGTTCTTGCAACCGGCGAGATGAATAAACCCGGCGTTCGCGCCTGTCAGAGCGCGCTGAATATAGCCGCCGCTGACCGCAAGACCCCTGATAGTCAAATACAGCGGCGACAGGATGTGGCTATTTGAGATTTGCCTCAAGAAATCGGTTGAACAGTGCCCAGGATTTCTGATCAGCGTCTTCCCGGTAACGCTCTTCGCCAAAGACGGTGAAGGCGTGGGGCGCGCCGCTGTAGACGGCGATTTCGTAAGGAACGTTTGCGGCTTCCAGTTCTTTGGCGAGGGTGGCTACGTCATCTATGGTAACAGCGGTATCCGCGCCGCCATGCATGATCAGAACAGGGGCGCGTGTTTTAGCGTAGTCCTGACCTTCTGGGGTTTGCAGACCGCCGTGAAAGGTGGCGAAGCCTTTGAGATTTGCGCCGGAACGGGCCAACTCCAGCACCGCCGCGCCGCCGAAGCAGTAGCCCATAGCAATGGCGTTGTCGATGTTAGCGCCGTTGGCCTTGGCGGTCTCCAGGGCACCCATCATCAAAGCGCGCATTTTTTCGCGGTCCTTGTACAGTTCACCGGTATGTTGGCGTTTATCAACGTCTTTCGTCGGACGCACGCCCTTGCCGAACAAATCCGCTGCGAACACAGCGTAGCCTTTCTCAGCGAGCATGTTGGCGCGTTTGACTTCGTAATCGGTCAGGCCATCCCAGTCGTGGATCATCAGGATGAACGGGGCGTCCTTGCCGGGGTTGATAAAGTAGCCTTCATAAGGTTGGCCGTTGACTTCATAAGTGATAACTTTGCCGGTTGCGCCCAGCGCCAGGAAGGGTGTCAGGCTCAGTATCATCGCAGCAATCCAGTTTCGCATGGCTTGATCTCTATGGGTAGGGACTTTCCGGCGGATTGCCGGCTTTCGTTCAAGACCGTTCCTGATTCAATGAGGTTCCGCTATTCCATCACTCCTTTTGCCTTTTGAGGCGATGGCGCTCCATGGCCTCATGCCATTCGTTTTCCTCGGCGTGCAGGTAAAGGCCGGTGGTGTCGAGACGGGCATGACGGGCATTGCGTTGCAAATGGCGAAGATCGATGCCTGCATCAGCCTGGTGGGTGATGCTGGTGTGGCGGAACCAGTGGGTGGAAGCGCGCCGTAGTTTTTCCGCCTGATGGGGATCATCGGCTTCCAAACGGGCAGCGGCGCGGATCACCAGGCTCTTGACGATGCGGTAAATCATATTGTCGCCAATGCCGGCGGCGCCCTTGAGGTTCATGACTAGCGGCGTCGATTCATCTGGATCGGGCAAGGGAGGGAGACCGTAGAAGCGCCGATATTCGCTCAGGGCAGCCAGCAAATCCTCGTTGACCGGCACCCGGGCTTCCTTGCGCCCCTTGCCGGTGACCTGCCACCACCAGCGACCACGAATGCGCTGAAAACTGCTCATGGTGTGTTCGGCGACTTCGCTGACCCGGGGGCCGAGCAAATAAAGTAGGGCCACCAGATACTTTGCCCGGGCGTAGTGTTGGCAGTCGCGTTCGCTGTCGCGCGGCAAGGCGTCGACAGCAGCTAGCAACGCCTGCCATTGGTCCTGTTCCAGAAAGCGTTCCACCTGTCGGGTCGATTGATGGTTTCGGGTGCGGCGGCGGGCTAATGCCAGCGGGTTGCCGGCCAAATATCCGGCTGTGACCAGATAGCTAAAT is a window from the Gammaproteobacteria bacterium genome containing:
- a CDS encoding dienelactone hydrolase family protein, which encodes MRNWIAAMILSLTPFLALGATGKVITYEVNGQPYEGYFINPGKDAPFILMIHDWDGLTDYEVKRANMLAEKGYAVFAADLFGKGVRPTKDVDKRQHTGELYKDREKMRALMMGALETAKANGANIDNAIAMGYCFGGAAVLELARSGANLKGFATFHGGLQTPEGQDYAKTRAPVLIMHGGADTAVTIDDVATLAKELEAANVPYEIAVYSGAPHAFTVFGEERYREDADQKSWALFNRFLEANLK
- a CDS encoding tyrosine-type recombinase/integrase — translated: MPVLPPATPQPLEIFRVPAGFDGRTGSNRAGPDVVCQLAASNDMEAIQAWLAEFHDSPQTLRNYRKEAERLLLWALLERGKPLSSLTREDCLLYEAFLNDPQPRERWCGVKAPRFSPQWRPFVGPLSPASRQMALLIINSLFSYLVTAGYLAGNPLALARRRTRNHQSTRQVERFLEQDQWQALLAAVDALPRDSERDCQHYARAKYLVALLYLLGPRVSEVAEHTMSSFQRIRGRWWWQVTGKGRKEARVPVNEDLLAALSEYRRFYGLPPLPDPDESTPLVMNLKGAAGIGDNMIYRIVKSLVIRAAARLEADDPHQAEKLRRASTHWFRHTSITHQADAGIDLRHLQRNARHARLDTTGLYLHAEENEWHEAMERHRLKRQKE